In Prosthecomicrobium sp. N25, one DNA window encodes the following:
- a CDS encoding ABC transporter permease, whose translation MNRSAFFWLGIGWVGFAFLPWYGFSTARNSAWPPTGLSAALGEAPWLLPLALALALPLPFLALQSPRAGRVLLVAGAAGLAWLIAQGLAIGLRGWSWTWLADLAVPLEKGQRGMGLGALAVAAAFLFFLTIGLASGGAMKGDRFTTGAIGLVVAAISVFVFWPVSIVLVQAGVADPGESALAAFVARLTARDIWSLNCVMATGRCGVFWNSITMATLAGLLTTLLGLAFALVATRTGFRFKTGLRLLTVLPIITPPFVIGLAVILLFGRNGTITLLLADQFGLTATRYIYGLPGILLTQTLAFTPIAFLVLIGVVQGIAPAMEEAAQTLRASRWQTFRHVTWPLMRPGLANAFLVGFIESLADFGNPLVMGGGYEVLSTKIFFAVVGAQNDPGRAAALSIVLLCLCVGAFLVQRLWVGKKSYTTVGGKGFAGTPAALPRGLKIAAYSIALPWAAFTFVLYGLILFGGFVENWGRNNSLTLKHYITAFGLEWGDHGLVWAGRAWNSLFTTLEIAAASAPLTAGIGLLTAYLLVRQRFVGQSAFEFMTMLSFAIPGTVIGVSYILAFNTPPVELTGTAVILVICFVFRNMPVSIRAGVAAMSQIDKSLDECALTLGASSAQTVRTVILPLLRPAVVAALVYSFVRAITSVSAVIFLVSARHDMATSYIVGRVEVGDFGLAIAYASALIVLMGLGILLIQGLVGERRIARRDVAAAPLKPAEVPA comes from the coding sequence ATGAACCGCTCCGCATTCTTCTGGCTCGGCATCGGCTGGGTCGGCTTCGCGTTCCTGCCCTGGTACGGCTTCTCGACCGCCCGCAACTCGGCCTGGCCGCCGACCGGGCTCAGCGCCGCCCTCGGCGAGGCGCCCTGGCTCCTGCCGCTCGCGCTCGCCCTGGCCCTGCCGCTGCCGTTCCTGGCGCTGCAGTCGCCGCGAGCCGGCCGCGTCCTGCTCGTTGCCGGGGCGGCCGGCCTCGCCTGGTTGATCGCGCAGGGGCTCGCCATCGGGCTGCGCGGCTGGTCCTGGACGTGGCTCGCCGACCTCGCTGTCCCGCTCGAGAAGGGCCAGCGCGGCATGGGGCTCGGCGCCCTGGCGGTCGCGGCGGCGTTCCTGTTTTTCCTCACCATCGGCCTGGCGTCGGGCGGGGCCATGAAGGGCGACCGCTTCACCACCGGGGCGATCGGGCTCGTGGTGGCGGCCATCTCGGTTTTCGTGTTCTGGCCGGTCTCGATCGTGCTCGTGCAGGCCGGAGTGGCCGATCCCGGCGAATCCGCCCTCGCCGCCTTCGTGGCGCGGCTGACGGCGCGGGACATCTGGTCGCTCAACTGCGTGATGGCGACCGGGCGCTGCGGCGTCTTCTGGAACTCGATCACGATGGCGACCCTGGCGGGGCTCCTGACGACGCTCCTCGGCCTCGCCTTCGCACTGGTGGCGACCCGCACGGGCTTCCGCTTCAAGACGGGGCTGCGCCTCCTCACCGTGCTGCCGATCATCACGCCGCCCTTCGTGATCGGCCTCGCCGTGATCCTGCTCTTCGGGCGCAACGGCACGATCACGCTGCTCCTCGCCGACCAGTTCGGCCTCACCGCGACGCGCTACATCTACGGCCTGCCCGGGATCCTGCTGACCCAGACGCTCGCCTTCACGCCGATCGCCTTCCTGGTGCTGATCGGGGTCGTGCAGGGCATCGCGCCGGCCATGGAGGAGGCGGCGCAGACGCTGCGTGCCTCGCGCTGGCAGACCTTCCGGCATGTCACCTGGCCGCTGATGCGGCCCGGGCTCGCCAACGCCTTCCTGGTCGGCTTCATCGAGAGCCTGGCCGACTTCGGCAACCCGCTCGTCATGGGGGGCGGCTACGAGGTGCTGTCGACGAAGATCTTCTTCGCGGTCGTGGGGGCCCAGAACGACCCCGGCCGGGCGGCGGCGCTCAGCATCGTGCTGCTGTGCCTGTGCGTCGGCGCCTTCCTGGTGCAGCGGCTGTGGGTGGGCAAGAAATCCTATACGACGGTCGGCGGCAAGGGCTTCGCCGGGACACCGGCCGCCCTGCCCCGGGGGCTGAAGATCGCCGCCTACAGCATCGCGCTGCCCTGGGCGGCCTTCACGTTCGTGCTCTACGGCCTCATCCTGTTCGGCGGCTTCGTCGAGAACTGGGGCCGCAACAACAGCCTGACGCTCAAGCACTACATCACGGCCTTCGGCCTCGAGTGGGGCGACCACGGCCTGGTCTGGGCGGGCCGGGCCTGGAACTCGCTCTTCACCACGCTCGAGATCGCGGCCGCCTCGGCGCCCCTGACAGCGGGGATCGGGCTGCTCACCGCCTATCTCCTGGTGCGGCAGCGCTTCGTCGGTCAGTCGGCCTTCGAGTTCATGACCATGCTGTCCTTCGCGATCCCCGGGACTGTGATCGGCGTCAGCTACATCCTGGCCTTCAACACGCCGCCGGTGGAGCTGACCGGGACGGCCGTGATCCTGGTCATCTGCTTCGTGTTCCGCAACATGCCGGTGTCGATCCGCGCGGGCGTCGCGGCCATGAGCCAGATCGACAAGAGCCTCGACGAATGCGCGCTCACCCTCGGGGCCTCCTCGGCCCAGACAGTCCGGACCGTGATCCTGCCGCTTCTGCGGCCGGCGGTGGTGGCGGCGCTCGTCTATTCCTTCGTGCGAGCGATCACGTCGGTCTCGGCCGTCATCTTCCTGGTCAGCGCCCGGCACGACATGGCGACCTCCTACATCGTCGGGCGGGTCGAGGTCGGCGACTTCGGCCTCGCCATCGCGTATGCCTCGGCCCTCATCGTGCTGATGGGGCTCGGCATCCTCCTCATCCAGGGGCTGGTCGGCGAGCGGCGCATCGCGCGCCGCGACGTCGCCGCCGCCCCGCTGAAGCCCGCAGAGGTGCCCGCATGA
- a CDS encoding ABC transporter substrate-binding protein produces the protein MTPTRRVALAAFALGVAAFARPAAAQDLTLYCSVQEEWCQGIANAFTKKTGISVAMTRKSSGETYAQIKAEAANPKGDIWWGGTGDPHLQAAGEGLTAEYKSPQFAELHPWAQKQAAEANYRTVGIYAGALGFAYNPEVLAKKGIKEPTCWSDLVKPEFKGEIQIANPNSSGTAYTAMASLIQILGEKAAFDYMKALHVNVSQYTKSGAAPAVAVGRGEAGVGIVFLHDGVTQAINGFPVKVVAPCEGTGYEIGSMSIIKNAPNLKAAQAFYEFALTVEAQKTGADNKSYQVPSNSKSPLPEQSPRMDKVKLIDYDFKKYGSSSERKRLLAKWDEEIGSQR, from the coding sequence ATGACACCCACGCGCCGCGTCGCGCTCGCCGCCTTCGCCCTCGGCGTCGCCGCCTTCGCCCGTCCGGCCGCCGCCCAGGACCTGACGCTCTATTGCAGCGTGCAGGAGGAGTGGTGCCAGGGCATCGCCAACGCCTTCACCAAGAAGACCGGCATCTCGGTCGCCATGACGCGCAAGTCCTCCGGCGAGACCTACGCCCAGATCAAGGCCGAAGCCGCCAACCCGAAGGGCGACATCTGGTGGGGCGGCACGGGCGACCCTCACCTGCAGGCCGCGGGCGAGGGCCTGACGGCGGAGTACAAGTCGCCGCAGTTCGCGGAGCTTCATCCCTGGGCACAGAAGCAGGCCGCCGAGGCGAACTACCGGACGGTCGGCATCTACGCGGGCGCCCTCGGCTTCGCCTACAACCCTGAGGTCCTCGCCAAGAAGGGCATCAAGGAGCCTACCTGCTGGAGCGACCTCGTGAAGCCGGAGTTCAAGGGCGAGATCCAGATCGCCAACCCGAACTCCTCGGGCACGGCCTACACCGCCATGGCGTCCCTGATCCAGATCCTCGGCGAGAAGGCCGCCTTCGACTACATGAAGGCGCTGCACGTCAACGTCAGCCAGTACACGAAGTCGGGCGCGGCCCCGGCGGTCGCGGTCGGGCGCGGCGAGGCCGGCGTCGGCATCGTGTTCCTGCACGACGGCGTCACCCAGGCCATCAACGGCTTCCCGGTCAAGGTCGTCGCCCCCTGCGAGGGCACCGGCTACGAGATCGGCTCCATGTCGATCATCAAGAACGCGCCGAACCTGAAGGCCGCGCAGGCCTTCTACGAATTCGCGCTGACCGTGGAGGCGCAGAAGACCGGCGCCGACAACAAGAGCTATCAGGTTCCGTCCAACAGCAAGTCGCCGCTCCCCGAGCAGTCGCCGCGGATGGATAAGGTCAAGCTCATCGACTACGATTTCAAGAAGTACGGCTCGTCCTCCGAGCGCAAGCGGCTCCTCGCCAAGTGGGACGAGGAGATCGGCTCCCAGCGCTGA
- a CDS encoding inositol monophosphatase family protein has translation MPALPPDQLATCRRLAEEAALAAAEVALRRYRDRDFSVESKGTQDFVSAVDRDCEAIIAERLRPATPDFGFVGEEGDRLAADVAWVVDPIDGTSNYIHGLAYWCVSIGLYAHGRSVVGVIVDPVAGEIFSAAEGLGATVNGRPMRVSGAAEPAEATLAVGYSYRKPIGLHLDTLRRVLERGCVYRMPGAGALALAHVAAGRFDGFWESHINAWDAMAGVCLVEEAGGWVNGFLSGDCLAKGNEILAATPGLAGFFREATGGAG, from the coding sequence ATGCCTGCGCTGCCGCCCGACCAGCTCGCGACCTGTCGCCGTCTCGCCGAGGAGGCCGCGCTGGCGGCCGCCGAGGTCGCGCTGAGGCGCTACCGCGACCGCGACTTTTCGGTCGAGAGCAAGGGCACGCAGGACTTCGTCAGCGCGGTCGACCGGGATTGCGAGGCGATCATCGCGGAGCGCCTGCGCCCCGCCACGCCCGACTTCGGCTTCGTAGGCGAGGAGGGGGATCGGCTGGCCGCGGACGTGGCCTGGGTGGTCGACCCCATCGACGGCACCTCCAACTACATCCACGGCCTCGCCTACTGGTGCGTCTCGATCGGCCTCTACGCCCATGGCCGGTCCGTGGTCGGGGTCATCGTGGATCCGGTCGCCGGCGAGATCTTCTCCGCCGCGGAAGGGCTCGGGGCGACCGTCAACGGCCGGCCGATGCGGGTCTCCGGCGCCGCCGAACCGGCCGAAGCGACGCTCGCCGTCGGCTACAGCTACCGCAAGCCGATCGGCCTGCATCTCGACACGCTGCGGCGGGTGTTGGAGCGCGGCTGCGTCTACCGCATGCCCGGTGCCGGCGCGTTGGCGCTGGCACACGTGGCGGCCGGGCGGTTCGACGGCTTCTGGGAAAGCCACATCAATGCCTGGGACGCCATGGCGGGGGTCTGTCTGGTCGAGGAGGCCGGCGGCTGGGTCAACGGCTTCCTCTCCGGCGACTGCCTCGCCAAGGGCAACGAGATCCTGGCCGCGACTCCCGGCCTTGCCGGCTTCTTCCGGGAGGCGACCGGCGGCGCCGGTTAA
- a CDS encoding response regulator transcription factor, translating to MQGAERRTRIAIVDDDPALRDGIADMVRTEGYEPLPCGSAAALLGLMDGPHEPDLILLDLRLPDRDGLAVAGAIRSASSVPIIMLTGRGGDLDRILGLEIGADDYVVKPFNSRELLARIKAVLRRLGRERLPERPTPALRNGYRFAGHELDLDRRTLTAPTGTPVALTVAEFDLLAALLKGHGRVLTRDQILEMSHRGNDDVFDRTVDVLVLRLRRKIEPNPASPRFIRTERGLGYVFDGDVEVFRARE from the coding sequence GTGCAGGGTGCGGAACGCCGCACGCGGATCGCGATCGTCGACGACGATCCGGCCTTGCGTGACGGCATCGCCGACATGGTGCGAACCGAAGGCTATGAGCCGCTGCCCTGCGGCTCGGCGGCGGCGCTTCTCGGCCTGATGGACGGCCCGCACGAGCCCGACCTCATCCTCCTCGACCTGCGGCTGCCCGACCGCGACGGCCTCGCGGTGGCGGGCGCAATCCGGTCCGCCAGCAGCGTGCCGATCATCATGCTGACCGGGCGCGGCGGCGACCTCGACCGCATCCTCGGCCTCGAGATCGGCGCCGACGACTACGTGGTGAAGCCCTTCAACAGCCGCGAGCTGCTCGCCCGCATCAAGGCGGTGCTGCGCCGCCTCGGCCGCGAAAGGCTCCCGGAGCGGCCGACCCCGGCGCTCCGCAACGGCTACCGCTTCGCTGGCCACGAGCTCGACCTCGACCGGCGCACCCTGACGGCTCCCACCGGCACGCCCGTGGCGCTGACGGTGGCGGAGTTCGACCTCCTCGCCGCCCTCCTCAAGGGCCACGGCCGGGTGCTGACCCGCGACCAGATCCTGGAGATGAGCCACCGCGGCAACGACGACGTCTTCGACCGTACCGTCGACGTGCTGGTGCTCCGCCTGCGCCGCAAGATCGAGCCGAACCCCGCGAGCCCGCGCTTCATCCGCACCGAGCGGGGCCTCGGCTACGTGTTCGACGGCGACGTCGAGGTCTTTCGCGCCCGGGAGTGA
- a CDS encoding efflux RND transporter periplasmic adaptor subunit, whose protein sequence is MSEAVETANAAARAPHPLPAAHHVGRTVAWLILALSFAGAVGLGGYRLYYGPEVAVQAARRADLVKTVVATGHVETPYRVEIGSQITGVVGAVAVEEGEAVRKGDLLVTLETDELRAVLAQAEAAVAQASARLRQIREVSRPAAEQALRLADANLTNAQAAFERADQLTRNGFATRSALDEATRALEVARAQKATADLQLRTVQDDGSDTLLAETLLRQAEASRRTAGARLAYAEIRAPRDGVLISRSVENGMVVQPGKALLVLAPAGETQVVVQIDEKNVGLLRVGQSALASADAYPDRRFQATVSYINPAIDLNRASVEVKLRIPDPPAELRQDMTVSVDIEVARRGQTVVIPARVLHDPNTAAPYVLMVADGRAVARPVRLGLRAGDTAEVLEGVAPGDRLVPLAAGIRAGQRLRAVGP, encoded by the coding sequence ATGTCTGAGGCCGTCGAGACCGCCAACGCCGCAGCCCGCGCGCCCCATCCGCTGCCGGCTGCTCACCATGTCGGGCGGACCGTCGCCTGGCTGATCCTCGCCCTGTCCTTCGCCGGCGCGGTCGGCCTCGGCGGCTATCGCCTGTACTACGGTCCGGAGGTCGCCGTTCAGGCTGCGCGGCGCGCGGATCTGGTGAAGACCGTGGTGGCGACGGGCCACGTCGAGACGCCCTACCGGGTCGAGATCGGCAGCCAGATCACCGGCGTGGTGGGTGCGGTCGCGGTCGAGGAGGGCGAGGCCGTCCGCAAGGGCGATCTCCTGGTGACGCTCGAGACGGACGAGCTCCGGGCCGTCCTCGCCCAGGCCGAGGCCGCGGTCGCGCAGGCGAGCGCGCGGCTCCGCCAGATCCGCGAGGTCTCACGGCCGGCGGCCGAGCAGGCCCTCCGCCTGGCGGATGCGAACCTGACCAACGCGCAGGCGGCCTTCGAGCGGGCCGACCAGCTCACCCGCAACGGCTTCGCGACCCGCTCGGCGCTCGACGAGGCGACCCGGGCGCTCGAAGTAGCGCGGGCCCAGAAGGCGACTGCCGACCTGCAGCTGCGCACCGTCCAGGACGACGGCAGCGACACGCTTCTCGCCGAGACGCTGCTCCGCCAGGCGGAGGCGAGCCGCCGGACGGCCGGCGCCCGCCTGGCCTATGCCGAGATCCGGGCGCCGCGCGACGGCGTCCTCATCAGCCGCAGCGTCGAGAACGGCATGGTGGTGCAGCCCGGCAAGGCCCTGCTCGTCCTCGCTCCGGCGGGCGAGACCCAGGTCGTGGTGCAGATCGACGAGAAGAACGTCGGCCTGCTCCGCGTCGGGCAGAGCGCGCTCGCCTCCGCGGACGCCTACCCGGACCGCCGCTTCCAGGCGACGGTGTCCTACATCAACCCGGCGATCGACCTCAACCGCGCGAGCGTCGAGGTGAAGCTGCGCATCCCGGACCCGCCGGCCGAGCTCCGCCAGGACATGACCGTGTCGGTCGACATCGAGGTCGCGCGCCGCGGCCAGACCGTGGTGATCCCCGCCCGCGTCCTGCACGACCCGAACACGGCCGCCCCCTACGTGCTGATGGTGGCCGACGGCCGCGCCGTCGCCCGGCCTGTCCGGCTGGGTCTGCGGGCCGGCGACACCGCCGAGGTGCTGGAGGGCGTCGCGCCGGGCGACCGCCTGGTCCCGCTCGCGGCAGGGATCCGCGCCGGCCAGCGGCTGAGGGCGGTCGGGCCATGA
- a CDS encoding ABC transporter permease, protein MRFWRSFEWITAVRFLVQGKMQTAFILGGCALGVGVIVFMSAMLAGLQANFIRRVLTSQAHIQIVRPDAVARPLRAAPGLVEAAIVQQPTQRTLSLDQWQSTLAALEARDDIVTASPTVTGSALGSRGAVTKSLSVTGVDPAVHFRIVRIPDYLVRGEARLGSDDILIGTDLARDLGIDVGDKLTVTVSGGRARVQTITGLFDLGNRGANQRTVFVALRTAQSLFGMLGGASTIDLAVRDIYAAETIARDIEATLPVEADSWIRTNAQFFTAVRAQRNSNTVIRVFVGLSVAFGIAAVLIVSVIQRAKDIGILRAMGTRRGQVMRIFLIQGALLGLGGSLAGSALGGFGLILWHDLARQVDGSELFPLILEPSLFAAAAGLATLTGLAAAVAPALRAAGMDPVEAIRG, encoded by the coding sequence ATGAGGTTCTGGCGGAGCTTCGAGTGGATCACGGCGGTCCGCTTCCTGGTCCAGGGGAAGATGCAGACCGCCTTCATTCTCGGCGGCTGCGCGCTCGGGGTCGGGGTCATCGTCTTCATGTCGGCCATGCTGGCGGGGCTGCAGGCGAACTTCATCAGGCGCGTGCTCACCTCGCAGGCGCATATCCAGATCGTGCGCCCGGACGCCGTCGCCCGCCCGCTGCGCGCCGCCCCCGGCCTCGTGGAGGCCGCGATCGTGCAGCAGCCGACCCAGCGCACCCTCTCGCTCGACCAGTGGCAGTCGACGCTGGCCGCCCTGGAGGCGCGCGACGACATCGTGACGGCCTCGCCGACCGTCACCGGATCGGCTCTCGGCAGCCGCGGGGCGGTCACCAAGAGCCTGTCGGTCACCGGCGTCGACCCGGCCGTCCACTTCCGGATCGTGCGCATCCCCGACTACCTGGTCAGGGGCGAGGCCCGCCTCGGCAGCGACGACATCCTGATCGGCACGGATCTCGCCCGCGACCTCGGCATCGACGTCGGCGACAAGCTGACCGTCACGGTCTCGGGCGGCCGTGCCCGGGTGCAGACCATCACGGGCCTGTTCGACCTCGGCAACCGCGGCGCCAACCAGCGCACCGTCTTCGTGGCGCTGCGCACCGCCCAGAGCCTCTTCGGCATGCTCGGCGGCGCCTCGACGATCGACCTCGCGGTCCGCGACATCTACGCCGCCGAGACCATCGCGCGCGACATCGAGGCGACGCTGCCGGTCGAGGCCGACAGCTGGATCCGCACCAATGCCCAGTTCTTCACCGCCGTGCGCGCCCAGCGGAACTCGAACACCGTCATCCGCGTCTTCGTCGGCTTGTCGGTCGCCTTCGGGATCGCGGCGGTGCTGATCGTCTCGGTCATCCAGCGGGCCAAGGACATCGGCATCCTGCGCGCCATGGGCACCCGCAGGGGCCAGGTCATGCGCATCTTCCTGATCCAGGGGGCGCTGCTCGGCCTCGGCGGCTCGCTGGCCGGCTCCGCCCTCGGCGGGTTCGGCCTGATCCTCTGGCACGACCTCGCCCGGCAGGTCGACGGGTCGGAGCTCTTCCCGCTGATCCTGGAGCCGTCCCTGTTCGCCGCCGCCGCCGGGCTCGCCACCCTGACCGGTCTCGCCGCTGCGGTCGCCCCCGCGCTGCGGGCGGCCGGCATGGACCCCGTGGAGGCGATCCGTGGCTGA
- a CDS encoding ABC transporter ATP-binding protein yields the protein MADLLAVEDLRKSYDIGTPIETEILHGLSLRIRHGEFVALIGPSGSGKSTLLNIIGLLDRPTSGRLLIDGRDVTRMGDAELTRLRGETIGFVFQYHYLITAFTAAENVMMPLLVARGGRDDAMAARAAELLDWVGLARWRDNLASNMSGGQQQRVAVARALAMNPALVLADEPTGNLDSRSAETVFALMRDINRRNGTAFLFVTHNMGLAKRCDRTIEVIDGRIAA from the coding sequence GTGGCTGACCTCCTGGCCGTCGAGGACCTGCGCAAATCCTACGACATCGGCACCCCGATCGAGACCGAGATCCTGCACGGCCTCTCCTTGCGGATCCGCCACGGCGAGTTCGTCGCCCTGATCGGCCCCTCGGGCTCGGGCAAGAGCACGCTCCTCAACATCATCGGCCTTCTCGACCGCCCGACCTCCGGCCGCCTGCTCATCGACGGCCGGGACGTCACCCGCATGGGCGACGCCGAACTGACGCGCCTGCGCGGCGAGACCATCGGTTTCGTGTTCCAGTATCACTACCTGATCACCGCCTTCACGGCGGCCGAGAACGTCATGATGCCGCTGCTGGTCGCCCGCGGCGGGCGGGACGACGCCATGGCGGCGCGCGCCGCCGAGCTCCTGGACTGGGTCGGCCTCGCCCGCTGGCGCGACAACCTCGCCTCGAACATGTCCGGCGGCCAGCAGCAGCGCGTCGCCGTCGCCCGCGCGCTCGCCATGAACCCGGCCCTCGTGCTCGCCGACGAGCCGACCGGCAACCTGGACAGCCGCTCCGCCGAGACGGTCTTCGCCCTGATGCGCGACATCAACCGCCGCAACGGCACCGCCTTCCTGTTCGTGACCCACAACATGGGCCTGGCGAAGCGCTGCGACCGCACCATCGAGGTGATCGACGGCCGCATCGCCGCCTGA
- a CDS encoding tripartite tricarboxylate transporter permease, protein MLDIFLQSLSLWWVIVPGMLLGIIVGILPGFSAQNTLIILLPLTLEMSIEAAMAFMISLYCTTQLGGGIPAILFNMPGEGGAAATTLDGYPMTRKGQAQQALVLCFAASAFGGMLTTILAMVMLPALGQLGFYFRSVEMVVVMVFGLTLIAAIAAKDMVRGLIAGAFGLMIGSIGADPIYGTGRATFGLLELYDGVPLIPVLIGLFAISEALVMIETETIVSSDELTAAKDARWADTLEGLVITGRYWWQTVWTSLIGLIIGILPGAGSTIAAFLAYHYSKISSKTPELYGTGHPPGVIAPESANNGVTSGTLIPVLALGIPGGTTGAIMMIVLTYHGVLLGPRLFIERADLVYSIYMQMFVCYLLMILMILPLARYMSRVVWIPNRFLVPLILSMITIAAFSEREYIFDMGLALFCGVIGYIARKTGYEVTAILVGVIMGPLFEQYLLRSLRVGQGDLTVLFSSTLGNVLWVMVIATLVLPWIRERRRNGVLARTTEAGFDA, encoded by the coding sequence ATGCTGGACATCTTCCTCCAGTCCCTATCGCTCTGGTGGGTCATCGTTCCCGGCATGCTGCTCGGGATCATCGTCGGAATCCTGCCGGGCTTTTCGGCGCAGAACACGCTGATCATCCTCCTGCCGCTGACCCTGGAGATGAGCATCGAGGCCGCCATGGCCTTCATGATCTCGCTCTACTGCACGACGCAGCTCGGCGGCGGCATCCCGGCCATCCTGTTCAACATGCCGGGCGAGGGCGGGGCGGCGGCGACGACGCTGGACGGCTACCCGATGACCCGGAAGGGGCAGGCCCAGCAGGCGCTCGTGCTCTGCTTCGCGGCCTCGGCCTTCGGGGGCATGCTCACCACCATCCTGGCCATGGTGATGCTGCCGGCCCTCGGCCAGCTCGGCTTCTACTTCCGCTCGGTCGAGATGGTGGTGGTGATGGTCTTCGGCCTGACCCTCATCGCCGCGATCGCCGCCAAGGACATGGTGCGCGGGCTCATCGCCGGGGCCTTCGGGCTGATGATCGGCAGCATCGGGGCCGACCCGATCTACGGCACGGGGCGGGCCACCTTCGGGCTCCTCGAACTCTACGACGGCGTCCCGCTCATCCCGGTCCTGATCGGGCTCTTCGCCATTTCGGAGGCCCTGGTGATGATCGAGACGGAGACGATCGTTTCCTCCGACGAGCTGACGGCCGCCAAGGACGCGCGCTGGGCCGACACGCTGGAAGGGCTGGTCATCACCGGGCGCTACTGGTGGCAGACGGTCTGGACCTCGCTCATCGGCCTGATCATCGGCATTCTGCCCGGCGCCGGCTCGACCATCGCGGCCTTCCTGGCCTACCACTATTCCAAGATCTCCTCGAAAACCCCGGAGCTCTACGGCACCGGCCATCCGCCGGGCGTGATCGCCCCGGAATCGGCCAACAACGGGGTCACCTCGGGCACCCTCATCCCGGTCCTGGCGCTCGGCATCCCGGGCGGGACGACGGGCGCCATCATGATGATCGTGCTGACCTACCACGGCGTCCTGCTCGGGCCACGGCTCTTCATCGAACGGGCGGATCTCGTCTACTCGATCTACATGCAGATGTTCGTCTGCTACCTCCTGATGATCCTCATGATCCTGCCGCTGGCGCGCTACATGAGCCGGGTGGTCTGGATCCCGAACCGGTTCCTGGTGCCCCTGATCCTGTCGATGATCACCATCGCGGCCTTCTCGGAGCGGGAATACATCTTCGACATGGGCCTGGCGCTCTTCTGCGGCGTGATCGGCTACATCGCGCGCAAGACCGGCTACGAGGTGACCGCGATCCTGGTCGGGGTGATCATGGGGCCGCTCTTCGAGCAGTACCTGCTGAGGTCCCTGCGCGTCGGCCAGGGCGACCTCACGGTGCTGTTCTCCTCGACCCTCGGCAACGTCCTGTGGGTGATGGTGATCGCCACGCTGGTCCTGCCGTGGATCCGGGAGCGGCGGCGCAACGGCGTCCTGGCGCGGACGACGGAAGCCGGCTTCGACGCCTGA